Proteins encoded together in one Planctomyces sp. SH-PL14 window:
- a CDS encoding DUF2126 domain-containing protein, with amino-acid sequence MAIRVALRHVTEYRYDRRVTLGPQVIRLRPAPHCRTPVISYALTIDPPEHFLNWQQDPFSNYVARLVVPEKTTEFRVAVELTADLTVINPFDFFVEEYSEEFPFEYQPELKQDLLPFLECAKTGPKFEAYLKSIDLKKRRTTMFLVELNQRLCSEIKYLIRMEPGVQTPEETLTTGSGSCRDSAWLLVQLLRRLGLAARFVSGYLIQLTADVKSLDGPSGPEMDFTDLHAWCEVYLPGAGWVGLDPTSGLFTGEGHLPLAATPAPSTAAPIAGGVDECETSFSVEMSVKRIHEDPRVTLPYSDDQWEEIDRLGQKVEDDLVRHDVRLTMGGEPTFVSIDDQEGAEWNTAAVGPEKQRLSNILLRRLRNRFAPGSLLHFGQGKWYPGESLPRWAYSCLWRTDGEPIWTNPDLLADVFKPDTVDVEKAGEFLVEVADRLGVDGRWMRPAYEDIWRTIEAEQKLPVDVDPRKFDLDADEDRRRLARIIEGGVSRPVGYALPLTKAWWQAQPRWTSGPWPFRSERLFLLPGDSPIGLRLPLDALPVSGPADARTIYTIDPFADHHPLPGYQEIRRRTQGRILDQHNESGITGQARGGRDDAARRAALEANKKVLPDDWSEKPPQAPVGVIATAMCIEPRQGRLHIFMPPLSRLEDYLELVGIIENTAEHLQQPVVIEGYLPPVDHRLQILKVTPDPGVIEVNIQPAQDWKELKEITNGIYEDAHYTRLGTEKFQLDGRHTGTGGGNHVVLGGPSPADSPFLRRPDVLRSMIAYWNNHPALSYLFSGQFIGPTSQAPRVDEGRPDALYELEIAFDQIRTDLYTPPWLVDRVFRHLLVDITGNTHRAEICIDKLYSPDHSAGRLGLVELRGFEMPPHARMSLTQQLLVRSLVAMFWQKPYLEKPVRWGTSLHDRFMLPYFLKQDLKDVLSDLGAFGYEFREEWFASHYEFRCPHIGDVTYEDVSLELRTAIEPWYVLGEEPGGGGMTRYVDSSVERLQVHLTGAIDKRHAVVCNGRVVPLHSTGRPGEYVAGLRYRAWQPPSCLHPTIPVHTPLAFDIVDTWQQRSLGGCRYHVDHPGGLNPRVYPVNALEAECRRAARFVRYGQTGGRFVVHPEAPSQQMPYTLDLRRAAW; translated from the coding sequence ATGGCAATTCGGGTCGCCCTGCGGCACGTCACGGAATACCGGTATGACCGGCGGGTCACGCTCGGCCCGCAGGTGATCCGCCTGCGTCCCGCTCCCCATTGCCGCACCCCGGTCATCAGCTACGCGCTGACGATCGACCCGCCCGAGCACTTTCTCAACTGGCAGCAGGACCCGTTCAGCAACTACGTCGCCCGGCTCGTCGTGCCGGAGAAGACGACGGAGTTCCGCGTCGCCGTCGAACTGACGGCCGACCTGACCGTCATCAACCCCTTTGATTTCTTCGTCGAGGAGTACTCGGAAGAGTTTCCGTTCGAGTATCAGCCGGAGCTCAAGCAGGACCTGCTGCCGTTCCTGGAATGCGCGAAGACCGGTCCGAAGTTCGAGGCGTACCTCAAGTCGATCGATCTCAAAAAGCGCCGCACGACGATGTTCCTCGTCGAGCTCAACCAGCGGCTGTGCAGCGAAATCAAGTACCTGATCCGGATGGAGCCGGGGGTCCAGACGCCGGAAGAGACCCTGACGACCGGCTCGGGATCGTGCCGCGACTCGGCGTGGCTCCTCGTGCAGCTCCTGCGGCGGCTGGGGCTCGCGGCGCGGTTCGTCTCCGGCTACCTCATCCAGCTCACCGCCGACGTCAAGTCCCTCGACGGCCCGTCGGGGCCCGAGATGGACTTCACGGACCTGCACGCCTGGTGCGAGGTCTACCTGCCGGGGGCTGGCTGGGTCGGACTCGATCCGACCTCAGGGCTGTTCACCGGCGAAGGACATCTTCCACTCGCCGCGACTCCGGCGCCGTCGACCGCCGCCCCGATCGCGGGGGGCGTAGATGAGTGCGAAACGTCGTTCAGCGTGGAAATGTCAGTGAAGCGGATTCATGAGGATCCGCGGGTCACCCTCCCGTACAGCGACGACCAGTGGGAGGAGATCGATCGCCTGGGTCAGAAGGTCGAAGACGACCTCGTCCGGCACGATGTCCGGCTCACCATGGGGGGCGAGCCGACGTTCGTCTCGATCGACGACCAGGAAGGGGCGGAGTGGAACACCGCCGCGGTCGGGCCCGAAAAGCAGCGGCTTTCGAACATCCTCCTGCGACGGCTGCGGAACCGCTTCGCTCCCGGCTCGCTCCTGCACTTCGGCCAGGGAAAATGGTACCCCGGCGAGTCGCTCCCCCGCTGGGCCTACAGCTGCCTGTGGCGGACCGACGGCGAGCCGATCTGGACGAATCCCGACCTGCTGGCCGACGTCTTCAAGCCGGACACGGTCGACGTCGAGAAAGCGGGCGAGTTCCTCGTCGAAGTCGCCGACCGGCTCGGAGTCGACGGCCGCTGGATGCGTCCCGCCTATGAAGACATCTGGCGCACCATCGAGGCCGAACAGAAGCTCCCCGTCGACGTCGATCCGCGGAAGTTCGACCTCGACGCGGACGAGGACCGCCGCCGGCTTGCCCGAATCATCGAAGGAGGCGTGAGCCGCCCCGTCGGCTACGCGCTGCCGCTCACCAAGGCGTGGTGGCAGGCCCAGCCGCGGTGGACGAGCGGCCCCTGGCCCTTCCGCTCGGAGCGGCTGTTCCTCCTGCCGGGCGACTCGCCGATCGGCCTGCGGCTCCCGCTCGATGCGCTTCCGGTCTCGGGACCGGCCGACGCGCGGACGATCTACACGATCGATCCTTTTGCCGATCACCACCCGCTCCCGGGGTATCAGGAAATCCGCCGCCGCACGCAGGGCCGGATTCTGGACCAGCACAACGAGTCCGGGATCACCGGCCAGGCCCGCGGCGGCCGCGACGATGCGGCCCGCCGAGCCGCCCTGGAAGCCAACAAGAAGGTCCTGCCGGATGACTGGTCGGAAAAGCCGCCGCAGGCCCCCGTCGGCGTCATCGCCACCGCCATGTGCATCGAGCCCCGGCAGGGTCGGCTGCACATCTTCATGCCGCCGCTTTCCCGGCTGGAAGACTACCTGGAACTCGTCGGGATCATTGAGAACACGGCGGAGCATCTCCAGCAGCCGGTCGTGATCGAAGGCTACCTGCCGCCGGTCGACCACCGCCTTCAGATCCTGAAGGTCACACCGGATCCGGGGGTGATCGAGGTCAACATCCAGCCGGCGCAGGACTGGAAGGAGCTCAAGGAGATCACGAACGGGATCTACGAGGACGCGCACTACACCCGCCTGGGAACGGAAAAGTTCCAGCTCGACGGGCGGCACACGGGGACCGGCGGCGGGAACCATGTCGTTCTTGGCGGACCGAGTCCGGCCGACAGCCCGTTCCTGCGGCGTCCGGACGTGCTCCGGAGCATGATCGCTTACTGGAACAATCACCCCGCGCTGTCGTACCTGTTCTCCGGGCAGTTCATCGGCCCGACCAGCCAGGCCCCCCGCGTCGACGAGGGACGGCCCGATGCGCTCTACGAACTCGAAATCGCGTTCGATCAGATCCGGACCGATCTCTATACGCCGCCGTGGCTCGTCGACCGGGTCTTCCGGCACCTGCTCGTCGACATCACCGGCAACACGCACCGGGCGGAGATCTGCATCGACAAGCTCTACTCGCCGGACCACTCCGCCGGACGGCTGGGGCTGGTCGAGCTGCGGGGCTTCGAGATGCCCCCCCACGCCCGGATGAGCCTCACGCAGCAGCTGCTGGTGCGGTCGCTGGTCGCGATGTTCTGGCAGAAACCTTACCTCGAGAAGCCGGTCCGTTGGGGAACTTCGCTCCACGACCGGTTCATGCTCCCCTATTTTCTGAAGCAGGACCTCAAGGACGTTCTGAGCGACCTGGGGGCGTTCGGCTACGAGTTCCGGGAGGAGTGGTTCGCCTCGCACTATGAGTTCCGCTGTCCACACATCGGCGACGTGACTTACGAGGATGTCTCCCTCGAACTGCGGACCGCGATCGAGCCGTGGTACGTCCTGGGCGAAGAGCCGGGGGGCGGGGGAATGACGCGGTACGTCGATTCCTCCGTCGAGCGGTTGCAGGTTCACCTGACCGGCGCCATCGACAAACGGCACGCCGTCGTCTGCAACGGACGGGTCGTCCCGCTCCACTCGACCGGCCGTCCCGGCGAATATGTCGCCGGACTGCGGTATCGGGCGTGGCAGCCGCCGAGCTGCCTGCATCCGACGATTCCGGTCCACACGCCGCTCGCATTCGACATCGTCGATACCTGGCAGCAGCGGTCACTGGGAGGCTGTCGGTACCACGTAGATCATCCGGGGGGACTCAATCCGCGGGTCTATCCGGTGAACGCCCTGGAGGCGGAATGCCGCCGCGCGGCCCGTTTCGTCCGCTACGGACAGACCGGCGGCCGGTTTGTGGTGCATCCGGAGGCACCGTCTCAGCAGATGCCCTATACTCTCGATCTGCGTCGCGCCGCCTGGTGA